The segment CCCTTGACCGAGAAAGCCGACTGGCTGCTTCGCTGTTATAAGGACGCGCCCAAGCCTTCAAGTTGGTGTGGCGACGACGTGTACGATGTGCTAACTCAAAGCCAAGACACGGCGTTGGATGGAACAAAGTATCGAGACTGGTGATGATCAGAGGAGAGGAGGCAAACGGCTTCACGATGATCGAACTCATGATCGTCGTCTCTATCGTCGGAATTCTGGCCACGCTCGCTGTGCCGTCCTACCAGGGAACGTTGATTAGAGCCAGAGAAGCCGCCCTGCGCCAGGATTTGTTTACGATGCGTGACGTGTTGGATCAGCACCGCGCTGATCAGGGAAAGTATCCGCCTTCACTGCAAGCCTTAGTCGGTGCAGGATATCTTCGTGCGATTCCGAGCGATCCCTTCACCAATTCGGCTACCACGTGGCAGGAAATAACGGGAACAGTTGAAGAAGGGGTGGCTGACGTATTTTCCGGATCAGATTTGGTCGGAAGCA is part of the Nitrospiraceae bacterium genome and harbors:
- a CDS encoding prepilin-type N-terminal cleavage/methylation domain-containing protein, which translates into the protein MIRGEEANGFTMIELMIVVSIVGILATLAVPSYQGTLIRAREAALRQDLFTMRDVLDQHRADQGKYPPSLQALVGAGYLRAIPSDPFTNSATTWQEITGTVEEGVADVFSGSDLVGSNGVPYNRW